A single Mesotoga infera DNA region contains:
- a CDS encoding PspC domain-containing protein yields the protein MSSEKRLYKSRKDKVIDGLAAGIAEYLGIDPVIVRLVFVALVFAGGAGLIIYIIGMFIVPRAPINSENNVVIMDEEGKPIEEGEKAGISDDKSKLIIAGILIVFGIALLLGSFTPWNIFSGVFWKLVIGVVLIAGGGFVIYKSISRR from the coding sequence GTGAGCTCAGAGAAGAGGCTTTACAAGTCCAGAAAGGACAAAGTGATAGACGGTCTGGCTGCAGGAATAGCAGAGTATCTTGGAATCGATCCGGTGATAGTCAGGTTGGTGTTCGTAGCGCTGGTTTTCGCAGGCGGAGCTGGCTTAATAATATACATTATTGGCATGTTTATTGTACCCAGGGCTCCTATAAACAGTGAAAACAATGTTGTAATAATGGATGAGGAAGGAAAGCCGATTGAAGAAGGCGAGAAAGCGGGTATATCCGATGACAAGAGCAAACTGATAATTGCAGGAATTCTCATAGTCTTCGGAATAGCTCTCCTATTGGGATCCTTCACACCGTGGAATATTTTCAGCGGTGTTTTCTGGAAGCTGGTTATTGGAGTGGTTCTGATCGCAGGCGGAGGTTTTGTCATTTACAAATCCATCAGCAGGAGATGA
- a CDS encoding D-ribose pyranase, translated as MKTKGILHNDLAREVARLGHGDMLVITDRGFPFPRHENTICIDVSVGRDLPRFVDVVKVVLEELEIEKVIIADETKSVSPEIYSQLKEIVSQIKNKGNDIVEENIPHPEFKDLVLNGSLQGKEVKVFVKTGEFTPYANIILVSGVDF; from the coding sequence ATGAAGACAAAGGGTATTCTTCACAACGATCTTGCAAGAGAAGTGGCAAGACTTGGCCACGGCGACATGTTAGTTATTACAGACAGAGGGTTTCCATTTCCAAGGCACGAAAACACAATCTGCATCGATGTATCGGTAGGAAGGGATCTCCCCAGGTTCGTAGATGTCGTTAAGGTCGTACTGGAGGAACTTGAAATCGAGAAGGTAATTATCGCTGACGAAACTAAATCGGTAAGCCCCGAAATCTATTCACAACTGAAGGAAATTGTTTCGCAAATCAAGAACAAGGGGAACGACATAGTAGAAGAGAATATCCCTCATCCAGAATTTAAGGATCTAGTTCTAAATGGCAGTCTCCAAGGCAAAGAAGTCAAAGTGTTCGTGAAGACAGGAGAGTTCACTCCCTACGCGAACATCATACTCGTTTCCGGAGTAGATTTCTAG
- a CDS encoding D-lysine 5,6-aminomutase subunit alpha — MKGKLNLDERKVAEARDYAETISGDIHDFVIQHTTVSVERAVCRLLGIDGVDDYGVPMPNIVVDHLKSANLIKEGAAYVVGNALLVTGLTPQRIAEEISRGRMDLRSIDYRPQNEVFDAIDELVSETVERIQSNRKRRESLIRELSEGRKPYLYVIVATGNIYEDVVQAKAAARQGADIVAVIRSTGQSLLDYVPYGPTTEGFGGTYATQENFGIMRSALDEVGEEVGRYIRLCNYCSGLCMPEIAAMGAIERLDVMLNDALYGILFRDINMKRTIIDQYFSRVINGFAGVIINTGEDNYLTTADAYEEAHTVLASQFINERLALMAGIPEEQMGLGHAFEMDPSIENGFLYELAQAQMSREIFPKAPLKYMPPTKFMTGNIFRGYAQDTLFNVISIMTNQGIQLLGMLTEAIHTPFMSDRYLAIENARYIFSNLRDLGDEIVFKEDGIIQARASTVLNEALALLREIASVGLFEALEKGTFANVKRSQHGGKGLDGVVEKASMYRNPFIEKMLGGRQNG, encoded by the coding sequence ATGAAAGGGAAATTGAATCTTGACGAGAGAAAAGTTGCGGAGGCCAGGGATTACGCCGAAACAATTTCCGGCGACATTCATGATTTCGTTATTCAACACACTACGGTTAGCGTCGAGAGAGCGGTCTGTCGGCTGTTGGGTATAGATGGAGTCGACGATTACGGAGTTCCGATGCCGAATATTGTCGTAGATCACCTCAAATCAGCAAATCTGATAAAGGAAGGTGCTGCATACGTTGTTGGCAATGCCTTGCTGGTAACCGGCCTAACTCCGCAGAGGATTGCTGAGGAAATCTCTCGAGGAAGAATGGATCTCAGAAGCATCGATTATAGGCCCCAAAATGAAGTTTTCGACGCTATCGATGAATTGGTGAGTGAGACAGTTGAGAGAATTCAGTCGAATCGCAAAAGACGCGAATCTTTGATTCGTGAACTTAGTGAAGGGAGAAAACCGTATCTCTACGTTATTGTAGCTACGGGAAACATATATGAAGATGTAGTACAAGCAAAGGCAGCCGCAAGGCAGGGAGCAGATATTGTGGCAGTAATAAGGTCTACTGGCCAGAGTCTGCTTGATTACGTTCCATATGGACCAACGACAGAAGGTTTTGGGGGTACATACGCCACTCAAGAGAATTTCGGAATAATGCGGTCTGCGCTTGATGAAGTTGGAGAAGAGGTAGGAAGATATATCAGGCTCTGCAATTATTGCTCCGGACTTTGCATGCCGGAAATTGCGGCAATGGGAGCTATTGAAAGACTTGATGTCATGCTGAACGATGCCCTTTACGGCATCCTGTTCAGAGACATAAACATGAAGAGGACAATAATCGACCAGTACTTTTCAAGGGTTATTAATGGATTCGCCGGAGTAATAATCAATACCGGTGAAGATAACTACCTGACTACTGCCGATGCCTATGAAGAAGCCCACACGGTTCTGGCTTCCCAGTTCATAAACGAAAGGCTGGCGCTGATGGCCGGAATTCCTGAAGAGCAGATGGGACTCGGACATGCCTTTGAAATGGACCCGTCAATAGAAAACGGCTTCCTGTATGAGCTCGCTCAAGCGCAGATGAGCCGGGAGATATTTCCGAAGGCCCCACTTAAATACATGCCTCCTACAAAGTTCATGACAGGAAACATTTTCAGAGGTTACGCCCAGGATACTCTTTTCAATGTGATTTCCATCATGACTAATCAAGGCATTCAACTCCTTGGAATGCTTACCGAAGCAATTCACACTCCTTTCATGAGTGACAGGTATCTTGCGATTGAGAATGCGCGCTACATTTTCAGCAATTTACGTGATCTTGGCGATGAGATAGTATTCAAAGAAGATGGCATTATCCAGGCAAGAGCCTCAACCGTGCTCAACGAAGCTCTGGCCCTACTTAGAGAAATCGCTTCCGTAGGTCTGTTTGAAGCGCTTGAAAAAGGCACATTTGCCAATGTCAAACGGTCTCAGCATGGTGGAAAGGGACTGGACGGAGTCGTCGAAAAAGCTTCCATGTACAGAAACCCATTTATCGAGAAGATGCTTGGAGGAAGACAAAATGGATGA
- a CDS encoding sugar ABC transporter ATP-binding protein yields the protein MPETVLKLEGIHKSFGGIHALKNVSFELAEGEVHALLGENGAGKSTLIKILTGVHKMDSGSIQVRGKNVTIEDPVDARHKGIGAIYQELSLVDSLTVAENIFLGHEPTKSFFGSIKRRELLDKAAKYLSSFAIAVDPSAFVGDLGLGQKRIIEIIKALSINANILLLDEPTTGMSRAEIDTLFKIMDDLKKKEVNMVYISHHLDEVFRVCDRATVLRDGQNAGTFDIRSVDLKTLVKSMLGRTLKEEFPVREGTPSEDILLEVREFRTEKMFAPINFSLRKGEILGITGIIGSGKSELALGLFGADRSLKGDISLAGKAVSLKSPDDAKKRGISFIPEDRKGQGLFLRLNVEHNICVANIDLAISKGVISNKKKSQLAKDTSGKLRVRPLDIKMAVQNLSGGNQQKVVIGKWLCGEPDVLILDEPTRGIDIGAKTEIYSLINYLADRGTGILIMSSEFREMSAICDRILVIRKGEIVGELFGKESSTEQLLTLALGG from the coding sequence GTGCCTGAAACTGTGCTGAAACTCGAAGGAATCCATAAATCTTTTGGAGGCATACACGCACTGAAAAATGTAAGCTTCGAACTCGCCGAGGGCGAAGTCCACGCGCTTCTTGGGGAGAACGGCGCCGGGAAATCAACGTTAATCAAAATCCTTACCGGCGTCCACAAAATGGATTCTGGATCTATTCAAGTGAGAGGAAAAAATGTGACGATCGAAGACCCTGTCGATGCTAGACACAAAGGAATCGGAGCAATATATCAGGAGCTCAGTCTGGTAGACTCCCTTACGGTTGCAGAAAACATTTTCCTTGGCCACGAGCCAACAAAGTCTTTCTTTGGCTCCATCAAAAGGAGAGAGCTTTTGGATAAAGCGGCAAAGTATCTTTCCTCCTTTGCGATTGCTGTGGATCCGAGTGCTTTTGTGGGCGACTTGGGACTTGGCCAGAAAAGGATAATAGAAATCATCAAAGCTCTCTCTATCAATGCGAATATTCTTCTTTTGGATGAACCTACAACCGGGATGAGCAGAGCGGAGATTGACACACTCTTCAAGATCATGGATGACCTGAAGAAGAAAGAAGTAAACATGGTCTACATATCTCACCACCTAGATGAGGTTTTTCGCGTTTGTGATAGGGCGACTGTATTAAGAGACGGCCAGAACGCTGGAACATTCGACATTCGTTCGGTAGATTTGAAGACGCTTGTCAAATCAATGCTGGGAAGAACGCTCAAAGAGGAGTTTCCCGTTCGAGAAGGGACCCCGTCAGAAGATATACTCCTTGAGGTGAGAGAGTTCAGAACAGAAAAGATGTTTGCTCCAATCAACTTCTCTCTTAGAAAAGGGGAGATACTGGGAATTACGGGAATAATTGGCTCTGGAAAGAGTGAGCTAGCACTTGGACTCTTTGGAGCAGACAGGTCTCTGAAGGGTGATATTTCGCTCGCAGGTAAGGCTGTAAGTCTGAAGTCGCCTGATGATGCAAAGAAACGCGGCATTTCCTTCATCCCTGAGGATCGAAAAGGCCAAGGCCTTTTTCTAAGGCTTAATGTAGAGCACAACATCTGTGTTGCAAATATCGATCTTGCCATTAGCAAAGGGGTAATTTCCAACAAGAAGAAGTCGCAGCTCGCAAAGGATACATCTGGAAAGTTGAGAGTGCGTCCGCTAGACATAAAGATGGCAGTTCAAAATCTTTCCGGCGGTAATCAGCAGAAAGTAGTTATTGGGAAGTGGCTATGCGGTGAACCCGATGTCCTGATTCTAGATGAACCGACCCGCGGAATCGATATTGGCGCAAAGACTGAGATCTATTCTCTGATAAATTATCTTGCCGACCGCGGCACGGGAATTCTAATAATGTCTTCTGAGTTCAGAGAGATGAGTGCGATCTGTGATCGAATACTTGTTATAAGAAAGGGTGAAATAGTAGGAGAGTTATTCGGTAAAGAATCATCGACAGAGCAGTTATTGACACTGGCACTTGGAGGTTAG
- a CDS encoding ABC transporter permease translates to MENNIEKTDRSAFWAKFLKMLKGELGLILILVILMVVFSVISPFFFNSRNLLNITRQVSITLIVAIGMTFVILTGEIDLSVGSSAALVGVATAAVLTVTGSIFMAVIAGLALGVGIGLTNGVLTVYGKVQSFIVTLAMMGIARGVALVWTGGKPISRLPSNFGIMGAGYLGPVPVSTIIAAGVFLLAFFILNRTKHGVYMKSIGANKEAARLSAIPVKKYRVLAFAISGLMSALGGILITSRLLSAQPNAAEGLEMNVIAAVILGGASLSGGVGTVLGTLLGAMVIGVIDNGMNLVGVSSFFQQIVKGVIILVAVLAKRSD, encoded by the coding sequence ATGGAAAACAATATCGAGAAAACGGATAGATCTGCGTTTTGGGCAAAATTTCTGAAGATGCTCAAAGGAGAGTTGGGGCTGATTCTAATTCTTGTGATCCTGATGGTAGTCTTCTCAGTGATATCTCCCTTCTTCTTCAATTCCAGAAATCTGCTGAATATAACCAGGCAGGTGTCGATAACCCTAATAGTCGCCATCGGAATGACCTTCGTCATTCTAACTGGAGAGATAGATCTTTCTGTAGGTTCTTCCGCGGCATTGGTAGGAGTTGCAACCGCAGCCGTTCTGACTGTCACAGGCTCAATATTTATGGCTGTGATTGCGGGGTTGGCTCTTGGAGTTGGTATAGGTTTAACTAACGGTGTGCTCACTGTATATGGAAAGGTTCAATCCTTCATAGTAACGCTTGCAATGATGGGAATTGCGCGTGGAGTGGCGTTAGTGTGGACGGGCGGGAAACCCATATCGAGATTGCCTTCAAATTTCGGAATCATGGGTGCCGGTTATCTCGGACCGGTTCCGGTTTCAACGATAATTGCGGCCGGAGTCTTTCTTCTTGCATTCTTCATTTTGAACAGAACAAAGCATGGAGTGTATATGAAATCAATCGGAGCTAATAAGGAGGCTGCAAGGCTTTCGGCTATTCCCGTTAAGAAATACAGGGTGCTTGCTTTTGCAATTTCCGGTCTCATGAGCGCCCTTGGTGGCATTCTCATAACTTCCAGATTGCTATCGGCGCAACCAAATGCCGCAGAAGGGCTTGAGATGAATGTCATTGCTGCGGTGATACTTGGCGGAGCCTCCCTTTCAGGAGGAGTGGGAACCGTGTTAGGCACACTCCTGGGAGCCATGGTAATAGGTGTTATTGATAATGGAATGAATCTAGTTGGAGTTTCATCGTTCTTTCAGCAAATCGTTAAAGGAGTCATAATACTCGTTGCCGTACTGGCAAAACGTAGTGATTAA
- a CDS encoding diacylglycerol kinase family lipid kinase gives MKTLVVVNPNASHGEAGRDFENSISTLIRDEIGDYDLHVTACQGDAMDYVSRNSDYERIISVGGDGTLNEIVNGMIAGKSGASVGIIAIGSGNDFARAIDLKHDYKAMVKIASGKKTREVDLLKVFYKDFKGNKSLRYAVNVIGAGFDAAITDRMNKSRFKTSGKMAYLLSFLIEYITSKTYPLSYIVGGEEVSGSFFFLTMANGNYFGGGMRIAPKALVDDGLVDVVGVSKMSKLRLLYHFPKIYRGEHLSVDTVSYRTAKNISVRSDRDVIIQMDGEVIGSLPMEISICDKVLRIASV, from the coding sequence TTGAAAACGCTCGTAGTAGTTAATCCAAATGCTAGCCACGGTGAAGCCGGCAGAGACTTTGAGAACAGTATCTCTACATTGATTCGTGATGAAATCGGTGACTATGACCTCCATGTGACAGCGTGTCAAGGAGATGCTATGGACTATGTTTCAAGAAACTCTGATTACGAAAGGATAATCAGTGTCGGAGGAGACGGAACACTAAACGAGATTGTGAACGGAATGATCGCTGGCAAGTCTGGAGCTTCAGTGGGAATCATCGCCATCGGTTCTGGCAATGATTTTGCAAGAGCTATCGATCTCAAACACGACTACAAGGCAATGGTCAAGATCGCTTCAGGAAAGAAAACACGCGAAGTAGACTTACTGAAGGTTTTCTACAAGGACTTCAAGGGCAACAAGTCCCTCAGGTATGCAGTGAATGTCATCGGAGCGGGGTTCGATGCCGCAATTACAGACAGAATGAACAAATCAAGATTCAAGACGAGCGGCAAGATGGCTTATCTACTCTCCTTTCTGATAGAGTACATAACCTCAAAGACCTATCCTTTGAGTTACATTGTCGGCGGGGAAGAAGTCTCCGGCAGTTTCTTCTTTCTTACAATGGCCAATGGAAACTACTTTGGCGGAGGAATGAGAATAGCGCCCAAAGCTCTTGTGGACGATGGGCTTGTTGATGTTGTGGGAGTGTCAAAGATGTCTAAACTTCGCTTGCTTTACCACTTTCCAAAAATCTACCGCGGTGAGCATCTATCAGTTGACACCGTTAGCTATCGGACAGCCAAAAACATCTCCGTGAGGAGCGACAGAGACGTCATTATTCAGATGGACGGAGAAGTTATCGGAAGTCTTCCCATGGAAATTTCTATCTGCGACAAAGTTCTGAGGATCGCCTCAGTCTGA
- a CDS encoding BtpA/SgcQ family protein has protein sequence MKRNKEVLEEIFEIDKPIIGMIHLRPLPGSPRYDSARFGMKEIIKIAVEEARTMEDCGVDGLQIENIWDFPYLKGEKIGHETSAALAVATQKVREAVRIPVGVNCHLNGGKVSLAAAVAAGARWIRVFEWVNAYVSHAGLTEGIGAELARYRKLLGAEDVKFMCDVNVKHGSHFIISDRSVEEQAHDAESEGAEVLIVTGFETGQAPDAEKVRSFSDTVGVPVIIGSGLTEDNASELLKFSDGAIVGSYFKKENNWKNPVDPDRVKKFMKSVESLRREAKDG, from the coding sequence GTGAAAAGAAACAAGGAAGTTCTTGAAGAAATATTCGAAATCGACAAACCCATTATTGGAATGATACACCTGCGTCCCCTCCCAGGTTCGCCAAGATATGATTCTGCCAGGTTTGGAATGAAGGAAATAATCAAGATCGCCGTTGAAGAGGCGCGAACCATGGAGGATTGCGGTGTCGACGGACTTCAAATAGAGAATATCTGGGACTTCCCTTATCTCAAGGGTGAGAAGATCGGTCATGAAACCTCAGCAGCCCTGGCAGTGGCGACTCAGAAGGTTCGGGAAGCCGTAAGAATTCCAGTGGGAGTGAACTGCCATCTCAATGGAGGGAAGGTTTCGCTTGCAGCGGCTGTTGCAGCAGGAGCCAGATGGATAAGAGTCTTCGAATGGGTGAATGCATATGTTTCTCACGCCGGTTTGACAGAAGGTATCGGGGCAGAACTCGCAAGATATAGAAAACTCCTCGGCGCAGAAGACGTCAAGTTCATGTGCGACGTCAATGTCAAGCATGGAAGCCATTTCATCATTTCAGACAGAAGTGTGGAGGAACAGGCCCACGATGCAGAGTCTGAAGGCGCAGAAGTACTAATAGTTACGGGATTTGAAACAGGACAAGCACCCGATGCTGAGAAAGTAAGGAGTTTCAGCGATACCGTTGGTGTTCCCGTGATAATCGGTAGCGGCCTAACGGAAGATAATGCGAGTGAGTTACTGAAATTCTCTGATGGAGCGATTGTTGGCAGTTACTTCAAAAAGGAGAACAACTGGAAGAATCCTGTGGACCCCGACAGAGTGAAGAAGTTCATGAAAAGTGTCGAGTCTCTTCGAAGGGAGGCTAAAGATGGTTGA
- a CDS encoding permease, with protein MKDLDCGFEYIISLIDPITPMGREQLRNLHFMNDANEINESHQRQLDMAEKGKKLASIKVILSRIRDIRGTISNLSSGLVLDDIELFEIKSLAYWCGKLREELGRCASWMQLPDLSAVFSILDPDNSGTESFYISDCCDDSLGRIRKEIHRLQRIGVEDKESELSRLLQEDFEIESRVRARLSKRLLGNCEAIDEAMEVIGKIDLTIALTDLNRKLGLGKPDISSGEYEFEDLVNPEISRTLNLSGKEFQPFSAKLGRKVVIIGGNMTGKSVLLRTVALLQTMFQHGLFVPARNALIPVYDTVIYFSGDKQSFVDGLSSFAGEIEHIRKAIETVDSDTSGLFLFDEIGRSTNPVEGPAFLMASAEYLYRSEKCRSVFTSHYEEALGIEEAQMFIIKGVDHEKIIKEKGRDVSYYVDHSLVEMGSNESFPKEAITIARLMGLDREFIQLIIRKMKGGCE; from the coding sequence GTGAAAGATCTAGATTGCGGATTTGAATACATAATCTCGCTTATCGACCCAATAACTCCCATGGGGAGAGAGCAACTACGCAATCTACACTTCATGAACGACGCAAACGAGATAAACGAATCTCATCAAAGACAGCTTGATATGGCTGAGAAAGGAAAAAAGCTTGCTTCCATCAAAGTAATTCTTTCAAGAATCAGAGATATCAGGGGTACAATTTCTAATCTCTCTTCGGGACTTGTTCTGGATGATATTGAGCTGTTCGAAATAAAGAGCTTGGCTTATTGGTGCGGAAAACTTAGAGAGGAACTGGGGAGATGTGCTTCTTGGATGCAGCTTCCAGATCTTTCTGCTGTGTTTTCAATTCTAGATCCAGACAATTCGGGGACCGAAAGCTTCTATATTTCCGACTGCTGTGATGATTCTCTGGGCAGAATCAGAAAGGAGATTCACAGGCTTCAGCGCATCGGAGTTGAAGATAAGGAATCGGAACTTAGCCGGCTCCTACAGGAAGACTTCGAGATCGAGAGCAGGGTAAGAGCTAGGCTTTCAAAGAGACTTCTAGGAAACTGCGAAGCCATCGACGAAGCGATGGAGGTTATTGGAAAGATAGATCTCACAATCGCTCTCACTGATCTCAATCGAAAACTTGGCCTGGGAAAGCCGGATATTAGCTCAGGAGAATATGAGTTCGAAGATCTCGTAAACCCAGAAATATCTAGAACCCTTAACCTGAGCGGGAAGGAATTCCAGCCCTTTTCAGCGAAGCTGGGAAGGAAAGTCGTGATCATTGGCGGAAACATGACCGGAAAATCCGTTCTTCTCAGGACTGTAGCACTCCTTCAAACAATGTTTCAACATGGTCTTTTTGTTCCAGCAAGAAATGCACTCATTCCTGTATACGATACGGTCATTTATTTCAGCGGTGACAAGCAGTCTTTCGTTGACGGGCTTTCTTCGTTCGCAGGAGAAATCGAACATATTAGGAAGGCAATAGAAACTGTCGATTCCGATACTAGCGGCCTGTTTCTTTTCGACGAAATAGGAAGAAGCACAAATCCAGTTGAAGGACCAGCCTTTCTCATGGCTTCTGCGGAGTACCTTTACCGAAGCGAAAAATGTCGATCCGTTTTCACTTCTCACTATGAAGAGGCGCTAGGCATTGAGGAGGCCCAGATGTTCATAATTAAAGGTGTCGATCACGAGAAGATAATCAAAGAAAAGGGCAGGGATGTCTCTTATTACGTGGATCACTCACTTGTAGAAATGGGAAGTAACGAGTCTTTTCCAAAAGAGGCAATAACAATCGCCCGTCTAATGGGACTTGACAGGGAGTTTATCCAGCTTATCATAAGAAAGATGAAGGGAGGTTGTGAATGA
- the rbsK gene encoding ribokinase, giving the protein MVDFDFNGEILCMGSMNMDLVMVMESLPEPGETVITDNFSTYPGGKGGNQAVAAAMNGAKVQMFTKLGGDGFSVELVGLMSEKGVDTSRILRDPERTAGIAMIRVDKKGQNSISFTPGSNALLSPADVEKNSDLFQSGRILLLTMEIAEETIYRAIELAHEKGMFTIVDPAPAPRQGFPVSIASLVHLIKPNETEARILTGIEVRDKESARNALEKLKSLGFRLPIVTLGEKGIVGLDEDCFIELDPFKVNCVDTTAAGDVFSGALAAALSKGKSLGQSLEWANAAGALSTTTSGAQTSIPSPESVRDLLGKRV; this is encoded by the coding sequence ATGGTTGATTTCGACTTCAACGGAGAGATTCTGTGCATGGGAAGTATGAATATGGATCTTGTTATGGTAATGGAGAGCCTTCCAGAGCCAGGTGAGACAGTTATTACTGACAACTTCAGTACCTATCCGGGCGGTAAAGGTGGCAATCAGGCGGTTGCGGCTGCAATGAATGGCGCCAAGGTTCAGATGTTCACTAAACTCGGCGGTGACGGATTCAGCGTAGAGTTGGTTGGTTTGATGAGTGAAAAGGGAGTCGACACTTCCAGAATTCTCAGAGATCCCGAAAGAACAGCCGGAATAGCAATGATACGAGTTGACAAGAAGGGCCAAAACTCGATTTCATTCACTCCAGGCAGCAACGCATTACTCTCTCCCGCTGATGTAGAGAAGAACTCGGATCTCTTCCAATCGGGAAGAATTCTTTTGCTAACCATGGAGATAGCAGAAGAGACTATCTACAGGGCAATAGAACTGGCTCACGAGAAAGGCATGTTTACCATTGTCGATCCTGCGCCTGCCCCAAGACAGGGATTTCCCGTTTCCATTGCATCTTTGGTTCATCTCATAAAACCAAACGAAACGGAAGCGAGGATACTCACCGGTATAGAAGTACGCGATAAAGAGTCGGCACGAAATGCTCTTGAGAAACTCAAGTCGCTGGGTTTCAGATTGCCGATAGTCACTCTGGGTGAAAAGGGCATCGTGGGCCTCGATGAAGATTGCTTTATAGAGCTCGATCCCTTCAAAGTTAACTGCGTTGATACTACTGCTGCAGGAGATGTTTTTTCCGGAGCGCTGGCAGCAGCCCTTTCAAAAGGTAAAAGCCTTGGACAGTCTCTCGAATGGGCAAATGCAGCTGGAGCGTTAAGTACAACAACTTCCGGCGCCCAGACTTCTATCCCTTCGCCAGAGAGCGTACGGGATTTGCTGGGAAAGCGGGTGTAA
- a CDS encoding LacI family transcriptional regulator, which yields MANMKDVAKHAGVSVATVSNVISGKKFVSPELKSAVLESINALQYRPSKIARSLKIRKSFLVGLLVPDITNPYFAEIARGVESIALDHDYQMFLCNSDGKSYREEETLISFLGHGVDGVINVAPRMEEGLLADLSDGMPMVILDRHLTIENPLIDVIYTNNFKGSAQLARHLLDKGHRRFACIAGPRDVPSAVRRLQGFCSELERDGIREGDIRIYYGGFKYEDGFKIMKQQILKLKNRPTAVFAGNDMMAWGAIEAAKQHGLKIPIDISIAGFDNVLYSSLVIPAMTTVNQPKYEAGRAAMKLLLEKIMKKQSGEDVHTRKMELDSQLIVRESTEI from the coding sequence ATGGCTAATATGAAAGATGTTGCCAAACATGCTGGAGTATCGGTCGCCACAGTATCAAATGTAATATCTGGGAAGAAGTTCGTGAGTCCTGAACTGAAGAGCGCTGTCCTTGAATCCATAAACGCCCTTCAGTACAGACCAAGTAAAATTGCCAGAAGTCTGAAAATTCGAAAGTCATTTCTGGTTGGACTTCTGGTTCCAGATATAACTAATCCGTACTTCGCAGAGATTGCAAGAGGCGTGGAAAGCATTGCCCTCGATCACGATTATCAGATGTTTCTTTGCAACAGCGACGGAAAGAGTTACAGAGAAGAAGAGACGTTGATTTCCTTCCTTGGCCACGGAGTTGATGGTGTGATCAATGTTGCACCCAGAATGGAAGAGGGGCTTCTGGCAGATCTCTCAGATGGAATGCCCATGGTGATTCTTGACAGGCATCTCACAATCGAGAATCCGCTAATTGACGTAATATACACGAATAATTTCAAAGGTTCTGCTCAATTAGCCAGACACTTACTAGACAAAGGCCACAGAAGATTCGCCTGCATAGCAGGACCAAGAGACGTACCCAGCGCAGTTAGAAGGCTTCAGGGATTCTGTAGCGAGCTCGAGAGAGATGGAATACGCGAAGGAGATATAAGAATCTATTACGGTGGATTCAAATATGAAGACGGATTCAAGATAATGAAGCAGCAAATATTGAAACTTAAGAACAGACCTACTGCTGTTTTTGCCGGGAATGACATGATGGCGTGGGGGGCAATCGAGGCAGCAAAACAGCATGGTTTAAAGATTCCGATAGATATCTCCATCGCAGGGTTTGACAATGTTCTTTACTCGTCACTAGTAATCCCGGCGATGACGACTGTGAATCAGCCAAAGTATGAAGCTGGAAGGGCAGCAATGAAGTTGCTTCTTGAGAAGATAATGAAGAAGCAAAGTGGGGAAGATGTCCACACGAGAAAGATGGAGCTGGATTCACAGCTTATAGTGAGGGAATCAACTGAAATATGA